The segment CAACTGGGTTGTGCCGGCTCCGAATGACGATCGAATCGTGCAGCAAGCCGGCTTGATGTACGCCAATCCGCCAGCTGTTTTACTGCCCGATCACTGGGGAGCAGTGACACCGTTTCGATGGATTGAAATCGAAGGCGTTGAAGAGGATTTTCCGTTTGAGCTTATTCGCCGAAGAGCCGCGTTTTCATCGACTTGGAATGAAGAAGCCAGTGCCTTTGAGAGTTCAGACGAAACGCTCAACCGGATCTGGGATCTTTGTAAGTACAGCCTCAAGGCAACGACCTTCGCTGGCGTTTACGTCGATGGCGACCGTGAACGCATTCCTTATGAGGCCGATGCCTACTTGAATCAGCTAAGCCACTACACGACCGACGATGACGTCACGATGGCCGCTCGTACTTTCGACAGGTTGATGGAGAACGGGACTTGGCCAACTGAATGGTCACCGCACATGGTGTTCATGGCTCACGCTCAGTGGATGTATTCAGGCGACATCGAATGGCTACGTCAACGCTACGAAAGTCTCAAGTCCAAGACGCTAATGCATCGAAGCGGCGAAGATGAACTGGTTCGCAGCGGAGAATTGGACCAGAAGCGTCATGACATCGTGGACTGGCCCAAGAAAGAACGCGACAATTTCGTGTTCACGGAAATCAACACCGTCGTCAACGCGTTTCACATCGAAGCGCTCCAGCAGATGGCAGAAATGGCCCAAGCGGTTGGCAAAGAGGAAGACGCGAAGGCTTTCGTGGCACGAGCAGAGATGGCCAAAGCCGCGTTTCAGAAAACTTTGTTCGACGACGCTGAGGGAATCTATCGCGATGGAGTCGGGACGGACCACAGCAGCATTCACGCGAACTTTTTCCCGCTCGCGTTTGGGCTGATCCCGGAAGACAAAAAAGCCGGCGTCATCGAATGGCTTAAAGGGAAGGACATGGCGTGCAGCGTTTACGCAGCACAATATTTCATGGACGGCTTGTTCACCAATGGTTGTGACTCAAAAGCCCTTGAGCTGATCCTTGCTGACGGCGACAGAAGTTGGAAGCACATGGTCAACAGCGGAACCACGATCACGTGGGAAGCTTGGGGGCTGAAATACAAGCCCAACCAGGACTGGAATCACGCGTGGGGAGCAGCGCCGGCCAACCTGTTGCCGCGTTTCGTGTTGGGCGTTCAAGTTGGTTCGCCGGGTTGGAAGACTGCGAACATTCGACCATGCCCCGGCGGTTTGAAATTCGCTCGTGGAAAAGTTCCGACTTCTCAAGGCCCGATTGAAGTCGACTGGGAAAACGGAGATCAGTTCAAGCTTGAATTGACCCTGCCAGACGGCATGTCAGCTAAAATCGAAATTCCTGCGACAGATTCCAGCAAGAGCGTTGTTGTCGATGGACAGAGCGCTGAAGCGACCGAGGAAGACGGCCGCTGGATCTTGAAGGAACCCGTCACAGGCAAAGTCACAATTGAATCAAAGTAATTCCAAGATATCCGACATGACAACAAGTTCAGTTCAATCGACAATACAAGCCCGAAGCGCAAGCGAGTGGTTTAGCCGCACGAGGCTTGTGGTGTTTTTGGCTCAGTCAATTGAAAAAAATTGGCAGGTATGCAGACGAACCACTCGCTTGCGCTTCGGGCTTGTATTTCTTTTGTTGACTGCGACCTTCGGCTTCGCCAGTACCGCGTCTGCTCAAGACAATTTCGAACAAATCTTCAACGGCAAAGACCTCAGCGGCTGGTCCGGGCTGGAAAAATTCTGGTCCGTGAAAGACGGAGCCATCTTTGGTCAGACGACCAAAGAAAACCCGACAGACGCGAACACGTTCCTTGTCTGGCAAGGCGGCGATGTCAGTGACTTTGTCTTTAAGACGAAAGTTCGCTTTTCCGGCAACAACACCGGAGTCCAATACCGCAGCGAGCTCGTTGATGCGGACAAGTTCTCGGTTAAGGGTTACCAGGCGGACTTGCACAAGAAACCTGAATTTTACGGCATGCTCTACGCCGAAAAATGGCGTGGCATTGTCGCGAAACGCTTTCAGAAAGTCGAAGTCGGCAAGAACGGCAAACCGAAAGTCGTCGGTGCGGTTGGCGACAGAAATCAAAAGTTGGTTGACTCCGAGTGGAACGAACTGACGATTATCGCTGTCGGCAATCGGCAGATTCATCAAGTCAACGGGATCACGACGATGGACCTGACTGATGATCATCGTGAAGCCAAACGCAAAGGCATTCTGGCTTTGCAATTACATCGCGGCCCGGCGATGACGGTTGAATTCAAGGATGTTCAGCTCCGACATCTTTCTGGTGATGACGCGACGAAGACGATCAACGCGGCGATTGAAAACAGCAAGCCAGCACAAGCCACGAACGATGCAAAAGATGGTGTCGTTGATTGGATTTCCCAATCCCCTGGCCCAAAGTGGATTTGGCGTAAGGACCAGCCAACATCTGACGCTCCGCTTTATCTGCGGCATCATTTCATGCTGCCTGGAAAGAAGAGTAAAAAATCCGTCAAAGCGGCTCGGCTCTATTTCACCTGCGACAACGGAGCTGATGTTTGGATCAATGGAAAAAACGCAGGGAAGTGTTCCGACTGGATGAATCCCGTTTTGGTGCCCAACGCAAAGAAGCTTGTTCGGGCGGGCAAGAATCAAATCGCTGTGGAAGCTGCCAATCGAGGAGGCCCGGCAGCGTTTGTCTTCAAGTTGGCTATTGAATTTTCAGATGGAACAACCCGAACGGTCACCTCCAACAAGTCGTGGAAACTTTCTGACGCGAAGCCTGAAAGTTGGAAAGAGCAAAACTTCGACGATTCAAAATGGGATGCAGCCCTGAACATGCTGGGGGACTTTGGCATTGCTCCTTGGGGAAAGCCAGGTGTGGGGCAGGCGAAAGGCAACGCTTCTGCAGAAGCAAATGAACTGTTCGTCGCCGACGGCTTCAAAGTTGAATTGGTTTACAAAGTCCCCAAGGCGACTGAAGGAAGTTGGGTTTCGCTGACGGTCGACGACCAAGGCCGCTTCTACGCCAGCGATCAGGGAGGTGCTGGCCTGTTTCGATTCACCGTCACTGAACCAGTAAGTACGGCCAGTTCGGGTAAGCCGAAAGTAAACGTCGAAAAGATGCCTGTCGATGTTTCCGGTGCACATGGAATGGTTTGGCACAACGGTGCGCTTTACTTCAACCGTAGCGACACGCCACTGTACAAGCTCACGGACTCGACCGGTGACGGCTTGCTCGACAAAGCCGAACAGCTTTCGGTTTCCCGAGGCGGTGGCGAGCACGGAAACCATGCGTTGATCGTTTCCGAAGACGGCAAACACATCTACGTCGATGCGGGTAATCACACCAATTTGCCGGACGAATCGCAAATCTCGGGTTCGAGAGTTCCGTCATGGGACGAGGATTTGCTTTTGCCGCGTGAATGGAATGCCAGCGGTCATGCTCGCGGGCGAATGGCACCCGGAGGTTGGATCACGAAATTTGATCCTGAATCGAACAAGCACGAAGTCTACTCGATTGGATACCGAAACCAGTACGACATCACGCTCAACCGAGCCGGCGATCTGTTCACTTACGACGCTGACATGGAATGGGATCTCGGTTCGCCTTGGTATCGTCCGACGCGAATCAACCATGCCGTCAGCGGTTCCGACTACGGTTGGCGAAGTGGATCCGGAAAGTGGCCAGCCTACTACGAAGACAGTTTGCCCGCCGTTTTGAATATCGGACCGGGCAGTCCAACCGGAGTCGTTAGTGGCGCGGGGGCAAAGTTTCCACCCAAGTACCAAGACGCGATCTTCGCATTGGATTGGACGTTTGGAATGATCTACGCGGTTCACCTTGAACCCGATGGTGCTGGTTGGCGAGGCAAACAGGAAATCTTTTGCAGCGGCGCTCCACTGCCAGTGACCGATGCAGTCGTCGGCAAGGATGGAGCACTCTATTTTGCGACCGGTGGTCGAGGCACCGATTCTTCGGTCTATCGAATCAGCTACGTGGGCAAAGAATCAGTCGAGTCTGTTGAAGCTGAGATTCCCGGCGGAAAAGTTCGAGCGCTACGCCGGAGACTGGAAGCCTTTCACGGTAAAGAGGATCCCAACGCTGTCAAAACCGCTTGGCGGCATCTCGCCAGCGAGGACCGTTGGCTGCGGCACGCTGCTCGAATTGCCATCGAGTCTCAGCCTGTCGATCAATGGACGAAAAGGTACTTCAAGGAGTCCGACGAACAGGCTGCGATCGCCGGTGCTGTGGCTTTGGCTCGCAGCGGGGACGAATCGTATCGAAACAAACAGATCTACAAACTGCTGCAATTCGATCCGGGAAAATTGTCGGACTCGAAACTACTTGGGCTTTTGCGAGCCTACGCTCTGACTTTCATTCGCTTGGGCGAACCTTCAACAACGCAGCGTGAACTGTTGCTCGCGGAGCTCAGCCCGCACTTTCCTCATGCCAACAAAAACGTGAACACAGAATTGGTTCGTGTTTTGGTTTACTTGAAGGCACCGGACATCATCGAAAAAACGCTGCCCTTGCTGGCCGACGCAAAAGCGACTCGTCCTTTCTGGGCGGAGCAGATCGATTTCTCCAGTAATCCTCGTTACGGAAATCGAATCCAGCAAGTCCTCGACAATCAGCCTCCGTCACATGAAATCAACTACGCGTTCATGCTTCGCAACATCCGCGAAGGCTGGACCATGGAGCAGCGGCGGGACTACATCACGTTTATCAACACGGCCGCGAAATACAACGGCGGCGTCAGTTACGGAAAATTCCTGACCGATTTGCGAAACGAGTTTCTTAGCTATATGAACAACGACCAGCGTAAACAATTGGCTGACATTAGCGACGAGGACTTCAATCCAATTCCGCAATTCGAAATTACGCCGCCGAAAGGGCCTGGTAAGAAGTGGACGCAAACTGAAGCGGCGAAGTTGGTGACCAGAGAAAACCTAAGCAACGCCGACTTCAAAAGCGGTCGCAACCTGTTTCATTCAATGAAGTGTGCGACTTGTCATCGTTTCGATGGTCTTGGCGGTGATGTGGGGCCTGACCTGACAACGGTGCAAAACAAGTTCGACGCCAACTATTTACTTGAGTCGATAATCGAACCCAGCAAAGTCATCAGCGATCAGTACAGTTCAAAGCTTGTCTTATTGGATGATGGCCGGCAGTTTACGGGCTTGGTGATTCGCAAAGAAGACAAAGTCGAAATTTACCCGGTGCAAGAGACAGTAGAGGATCTGGAGCCAGTCGTTGTTGATGCGGATGAAGTTGAAGCCATGAAGGATTCGACGGTTTCGCAGATGCCTGCTGCGATGCTCGATTCGCTCAACGAAGAAGAACTTCGCGATCTGACTGCCTACTTATTGTCCAGTGGAAACCCAAAAGCAAAGGTTTATCGAAAGCGATGAGAGAGAGTGCACCGGGTGCCATGGTTCACGCTTGCGCGACCATGCCTCGTTTAGGCATCACCCGAAGTGAAAAGTTCGACACTTCAGCATGCTCATTCTTCACGTGAGAATCGCGAAATTGGAACTAACTGGAACTCCCGAAAGACGAATCAAATAACGAGGAACACTATGACAACCACCCGCAGGAATTTTCTCTCAACGACAATCGCGGCCGGAATAACGACATCGGTCGCTCCGCGATTACTCGGCGCAGCCAATGCAAACGACGAGATCGGACTTGGCTTCATCGGCTGCGGTGCTCGCGCCAACAAGTTGATGGATCAGTTTGGTGAAGTCACTGGCGTCAACATCGTTGCGGTATGCGATCCCGATGCGGAACGCTTGGCCAAAGCCAAGGAACGATTTCCGTCCGCAAACGCCTCCAAGGACATGCGAGACCTGATTGCCGACAAAAGCGTCGACGCCGTCGTGGTTGTAACCTGCAATCATTGGCATTGCCTGGCCGCCATCTGGGCAATGGAAGCTGGCAAAGATGTGTACGTCGAAAAGCCACTTTCTCACAGTCAGTGGGAAGGCGAACAAGCCGTCGCTGCGGCGCGAAAATACGATCGAATCTGCCAGATTGGAACTCAGCAACGCTCCGATCCAATGCAAGCCGAGATCAAGAAGTTTCTCCACGAAGAAAAAGCCCTTGGCGAGATCAAAGTCGCCCGAGTAAATCGCTACGGCGTTCGCAAGCAAATTGGCAAACGCGACAAGCCGCTGTCGATCTCAAAGAATGTCGACTACGACTTGTGGCTTGGGCCGGCACAAAAAACACCGCTGTTCCGTGACAAGCTGCAATACGATTGGCACTGGGACTGGAACACTGGCTCGGGAGAGATGGGAAACTGGGGCGTGCACGTTCTCGATGATGTGCGGAACAATGTCTTTCAGGATTCTGTTGCCCTACCGATTGGAGTTCTGGCTGGCGGCGGTCGCCTGGTCTACAACGATGCCGGACAGACCCCCAATGTGCACTTCGCCTATTTCGATACGGGTGACATTCCTGTCGTGATCGGATTGTCCAACTTGCCAGTGGCTCGTGGATCCAAAGACAGCCCCAAGCACCCCGGGCCTGCCAGTGGCTACGTTGCCTTTTGCGAAGGTGGTCGATTTGAAGGACAGCGAGGTCGCGGCAAAGCGATCGACGCCAACGGTAAAGTCATCAAAGAGTTCAAAGGCAATCGTGGCGATGTGGTGCACCAATCAAACTTCATCGATGCTGTACGAAGCCGCGACAGATCGATGCTCAACGCGGAAGTAGCCGTGGGCAACGACAGCACTGGCTGGTGCAACCTCGCGAATCTGGCACTCCGTGCCGGCGGATCGTTCAGCAAAGACGTTGCCAATCAGGTTGAACTTCAGGAGTGGCAAAACTTATTGGCTTCGATGGACAAACATTTGGAAGCTCATGATCTGTCTTTGGACAGCGAAGGGATTCAGCTGAGTCCGATGCTGAAGCTGGACCCAAAGTCCGGAAAGTTTGTCGGTGACGATGCCGACACAGCCAACCGGCTGCTCAAGCGTGAATACCGCAAGGGTTTCGAAGTCCCCGAGTTGGCTTGAGTTAGCAATGCAGAAGCACGAATCAGATACAGATCGCATGCTTGTTCATAGTACCGCCTTCAGGCTGAGAATGGACTCGCAATACGAGCCCGAAGCGCAAGCGAGTGGTTTGACCGCGCATCTCCAACGACTCACCGCAACAATTAAAGCAACGAGTTTGAGTAACCGAACCACTCGCTTGCGCTTCGGGCTTGTATCTCTCGATGCCCTAATTGCGCCGGCTGCCATCGCCGCATTAACTCTTCTGCTTCTCGCTTCTTCTCTTACACAAACCACCTTCGTCGACGACCAGGTTCGCCCACCCACGGGAAGGCTTGCCATTGTCGCCGATGGAAATTCGCCAGATCCTGACGACATCGGTGCAACGGCTGTGATGTTTGGGCTGCTCAAGGCAACCAATCTGCAAGACCGGCTGGTCCATCTTTCACACTCCTGCGACTTGAAGCCGACGGATCGAATTTCGGCTGCGGATGAACTTCGCCGGCAACAAGTCCTTGATCAAGTATGCCGTGAAGGAGTCGAGCAGTTTGGTCGCTTCAACAATCTTGCTGGCTTTTTCAACTGTCGCACTCAGCAAAAAGCAGCGGTCGAGGATTTGCGGAAGGCGATCAGTGAATCCACTGAGGAAAATCCGCTGTGGATCATCGAAGCCGGCGAACCTGACATCATTGGCTACGCGTTGGAAGCGGCGGACGCGTCGAAGACAAAGTTCGTTCACGTCATATCTCATCATCCCGCGAACGACAACGCGGGCGATTTCTTTAAGTGGCAACAGATTCTTGACTTTGGTGTGCACGAACATCAAATCGGAGATCAAAACGTTGGGCTCAAGACGGAGACCAGTCAATGGGATTGGGCGCAGAGTCACGATGATGCAAAACTGAAATGGATTTGGAAGCAGCTTGCCTACGCCGAACAGGATGGTATCGTCAAATTTCAGACCAACAAGTTCGATTGCTCCGACGCTGGCATGTTGTATTGGTGGATCACGGGTGCCAACAATGGCGGTGATGCTCACGCGACTCCGGCTGAAATCAAGGCGATGCTTTTGAGCATGGAGTCAAAACGGCTGCCTGACATCGTTGTCTATCTGGCCGATGATCTTTCCGCGTCGGATTTGTCACTTTACGGCGGAACAAACATCAAGACACCAGCCATCGATCAATTAGCCGCCGAAGGCATGACCTTCAACCGTGCGTTCGTCGCCAGTCCGTCTTGCGCATCCAGTCGAGCCGCTTTGCTCACTGGGTTGATGCCGGCTCGAAACGGTGCGGAGGAAAACCACAGCTATCCGCGAGAGGAAGTTCTGAAACTCCCAACCGTGCTCAACAAGCTCGGCTACCAAACCGCCGCCTTCGGGAAAGTCGCTCACCTTCGCAGTGCACCCGACTATCACTTCGACGTCCACGATCGAAAACAGCACATTCCTGAGCTTCGTGAAACCGTTAAGTCATTTTTGGAAACTCGAACTGACAAACGTCCGCTGGCACTGTTCGTCGGAGTTTCTGATCCTCACGTGCCGTGGCCGAGTGAATCAACCGTCGACCCGCAGGCGATGTCGCTTCCGCCAAAATTGCTTGACACGCCACGAACCCGAGTCCAGCGTTCGCGGTATTTGCAGGAAGTCATCAATCTTGACGCATATCTTGGCGAGCTTCGAGAACTGACGGACAAACATATGTCGAAGGACAAACTGTTTGTGTTCTCCAGTGATCATGGAGCTCAGTTTCCGTTCGGAAAATGGACACTGTACGACGAAGGCATCCACGTTCCATTGATTGTTGCTCATTCGAGCAAGATTAAAGCTGGCTCGCGTACTGATGCGATGGTTAGCTGGATCGATGTTTTGCCAACGCTGATCGAAGCCGGCGGCGGAGAAGTGCCGGATGGCTTGGACGGTCGTTCGTTTCAAAACGTCCTTTATGGTGAAACTGATACGCATCGGAGTCGAATTTTCACAACGCACAGCGGCGATCAGCTGATGAACGTTTACCTCAGTCGGTCGGTGCGAACGGATCGGTACAAGTTTATTTGGAATCCGCATCCTGATTTCGCATTCACGACACATATCGAGATGTTGCTGCGCGAAACATCGGGCGACTACTTTAAGCAATGGACGGAGCTGGCCAAAACTGATTCGCATGCAGCAGAAGTTGTTGCTCGCCATCACGGTCGGCCCGAATTTGAGCTGTTTGATTTGAAGCAGGATCCGAATGAACAATCCAGTCTTGCAGACGATCCGAAGCTTGCGGATGTGAAAGAGAAGCTGTTTGGCGAGCTTAAAGAATGGATCAAAAGCCAGAACGATGAACTGACGGTATTCCATGAGCCTCTGATGCTTGACGCGCCGGAGACGTGGGTGCCGCGGAAGAAGCGGAAACGAGAACAATCGAAATAGAGACATGCAAAGAACGGAACACTAATCTGCGCTAATCAACACTAATTTTGACTCGGCGGAATTTCGCTGAGTTGTATTAGTGTCGATCAGTGAAGATTAGTGTTCCACCAAAAACCGGGTGCCATGCTCCACGCTTGCGTGGGCATGTTTACGCGCGGCTATTTTGCACAGGAGGAAACGGAGGAAACAGAGAGACCAATGCAAACGACTTCGTTACCTCTGTTTCCTCCTGTGCAAAAGTCGTCACCAATTTATTTCCAAAGTAGTCGCCTTGCCGCTCACGAGTATTAACTCAACCAGAACCAACTCAATGAAAATCAATCGCCAACTCCTTTTTCTGATTGCCGCCCTTCTATTCTCGGTGTGCCAATCCGCATCTGCCCAGCAGCCCAACGTGGTCTTTATCCTCAGCGATGACCAAAGCTGGACCGACTATACCTTCATGGATCATCCACACATTGCAACGCCGAACATTGATCGTCTTGCCCAAGCAGGTGTTCTTTACGAACGCGGTTACGTAACGGCGCCGCTTTGCCGCCCGTCTCTGGCCAGCATCGTTACGGGCCTCTATCCACATCAAACCCGAATCCGCGGCAACGATCCACTGCTACCGAAGGGGACTAACCGTCACGACAAAGAATTCAAGCCACTGTCGCTCAAGATGCGAAATCGCATGACGGCTCCAATGCTCAAGCATCCGTCGTTCGTCAAAATCCTCAAAGACAACGGCTACGCCACGCTGCAAACCGGCAAGTGGTGGGAAGGCGACCCGAAAGACCATGGCTTCACCGACGCGATGACTCATGGAAACCACATGCGAGGCGGGCGACACGGCGATAAAGGCTTGGCGATCGGTCGCACAACGATGAAGCCACTCTATGACTTCGTCGACAAAGCCAAAGCCGACGAACAACCGTTCTTTATCTGGTATGGCGTTTTCCTGCCACACGCTCCGCATAACGCACCGGATCGGCTCTACAACAAGTACAAAGACATTGCTCCGAACGAACCGACGGCTCGATATTGGGCGAATGTCGAATGGTTGGACGAAGGTTGCGGCCAGATCATTGAGCACTTGAAAAAGAACGGCCAGTACGAGAACACGATCTTTGTCTACACATGCGACAACGGCTGGGTGCAAGATCCCGATAAGAAAAACCGCAGCATCCGTTCGAAGCGTCAGCCCGTCGAAGCCGGAATTCGCACGCCGATCTTCATCACGCAAGAAGGGAAGATTCAGCCAGTTCGCGATGCGGAAACTCTTGCCAGCAACATCGATATCGCGACCACGATCCTGAAGGTTTGCGGCATTGAAGCGCCCAAGGAAATGGTTGGGATGGACTTGCGCGAACCGGAACAACTGAAGAAGAGAAATCGAGTCTTCGTTGACGTTTACGAACACGACAGCGATCTGGATCAGCTTGATGATCTCGACAGTGGCCTGATGGCGCGAGTCGTGATCGACGGCTGGGATAAGCTTACGGTCAGCCCAAAGAAGAAAGAGCTGTTTGATTTAAAAACGGATCCCGACGACCGAAAGGATCTGGCTGACGACAACAAAGAGAAAGTTGCCGAACTTTCAAAGCTACTTGACCAATGGGTTGAAGGCGGGTGAACCCAATACAAGCCCGAAGCGCAAGCGAGTGGTTCGTCCGCGCATCAAGCACAACATATTGCTCGCCACATCCAATCAACCGGCTCTACGCGCAGTCAAACCACTCGCTCGCGCTTCGGGCTCGTATTCCACCAACGAACTAATTCCTCTCAATAGCACTACTACAAACCACACGAAAACAGGCCCCTATCATGGATCGCAGAAACTTCATCGGCTCACTCGCAACCGGCAGCGCGGGAATCGCTCTCTCAACCAACTTGCTCTTGAACTACCGCTCCATCGAAGACACCGCCAAAGGCACGTACTTCGACACGCTAACCAAAAGTCTACTCGTCGATTGGTGCGACGGCATGATTCGCCGCCAGATCAACGAACCGGACAACCCAAAACTTCACGGCGCCCTCGCTTGCCCGGCTTGCGATCACATCCACGGACGTTGCTCCGACGCACTGTATCCGTTTCTGCATCTGGCAAACGTCACGGGTGACGCGAAATACACAACTGCTGCGATTGACGTTTACAACTGGGCTGAGCACAACGTCAAGAACGACGATGGCAGTTGGCGAAACGACATCAGGCCCAAAGCCTGGCGTGGCACCACGATCTTTGGCGCCATCGCACTGGCCGAAGCACTGCACTATCACGGAAAAGTCCTCGACGAAAAGACTCGTGCCGCATGGACGGCGCGTTTGGACGAAGCCGCCGGTGGCTACCTTTATCGTGACTTCAAAAAGATCGACTTCACGAACTTGAACTACGGCATGACGGGCGTCTACGGTTTCCACCTGTTCGGAACGCTGCTGAAGAAGCAGAAGTATCTCGATCGCAGCCAACAGTTCGCAAAACGTGTCAAAGAATTCTTCACCGAACCGAACACGCTGCTGTGGGGCGAAGGCAAGCCAAACAACAATCGCAGCGGACGTGGTCTGTTGCCTGTTGATCTTGGCTACAACGTTGAAGAGTCGCTCAATGGCGTTGTGCTGTATGCTCTGGAAGTCAACGACACTGAAATGCTGGATATGGTAACCAAGTCGCTCAGCGGTCACCTTGAGTTCATGTTGCCCGACGGAGCTTGGGACAATAGTTGGGGCACGCGTTCTCAAAAGTGGAGTTACTGGGGAAGCCGCACATCCGATGGATGCCAACCGGGATTCAGTTTGATGGCCGATCGTAATCCAGCCTTTGGCACCGCAGCGATCAAGAACGCGGAACTGTTGAAGCGTTGTACTGCCGACGGATTGATCCACGGCGGGCCGCACTACGTTTCGCACGGGGTCAATCCTTGCATTCACCACACCTTTGCACACGCGAAAGTGATGGCGTTGGTGCAAGACAAAATGCACGCAATGCCGAAGTTCGACGGATCGGCTCCTTTGCCACGTGCGACTGCGAAAGGCGTCAAGCATTTTCCGGAACTTGATGTTTGGTTGGTCGCCAAAGGGCCGTGGCGTTCGACAGTGTCGGCCTATGATTCGATCTACAAAACGAAACGAGCCGACCATTTGCAGCAACCGACTGGCGGATCGATGGCGGTGCTGTATCACGACAAAGTCGGCACGCTGCTAGCCGGCAGTATGGCTCGCTACATCATGGTCGAGCCTCTCAATATGCAGCCACAACCAGACGAGGACTTTCCGTTGACGCCTCGCATTGAGACCCGAAACGACGACGCGTGGTTTACGAACCTTTACGACTTGAAAGCCGATGTCAAATTCACGGACGACGGAAACAAGGTCAGTTTTGACATCGCGACAACGATTCAGGATGAAGATCGCAATCCGGTAGAGAGCGGTCCTTCGAGCTATAAGCTTCAATACGCGTTTGAAGACGGCAAAGTCACCGTCGCAGCAAATTGTACCGAAGAGAAAGCCGATCCAGACGCGATGCTGGTGATTCCAATCCTGTCACCAACCGGAGAGAAGGTCACTCAGGTTTCCAAGACACGAATTGAAATCGTCAAGCCTGAAGGCACGGTCGTCGTTGAATCCAATGCTCCTCTGACGATCAAAGAAACCGCGAAAGGTCGCGTCTTTAACATGGTCCCAGGCGCGGAGGCGGTTCCGATCATGATGGCAATACCTGGTGAGACTGGCGTGGAAGCGTTTTGCACAATTGCCGTTTCCTAAATCCGATTCGAACTGAAAGGAATTCGCACAGCATCTCTTTCAAGTGGAAAGCTGGGCTTCTGGCTAAAGCCAGTACTATAAACTTCGCACTCACATTCAATAACGCTTTAGAGCTTACTTCCATGCAACGAATTGCATTCAAGATGAAACTCAAACCAGGCAACACCGAAGAGTACGTGCGGCGGCATGATGAAATCTGGCCGGAGCTAAAACAGCTTTTGAAAGACGCTGGCATCAGCGAGTATTCCATCTTTCTGGACGCTGAAACGGACACATTGTTCGCGTTTCAAAAAGTTTCTGGCGACGGTGGGTCGCAGAACTTGAAAGAGAATCCCATCGTGCAAAAGTGGTGGAACTACATGGCCGATCTTATGGAAACCAATGCTGACAATTCGCCTGTGTCGGTACCGCTTC is part of the Mariniblastus fucicola genome and harbors:
- a CDS encoding family 78 glycoside hydrolase catalytic domain encodes the protein MLSRGYTPLFNGKDLSGWRNPYPFGEAKVVDGEIHLMANKKFFLVTEKKYSDFRLSVEIKLPEGKANSGVMFRCHVDPEAKKKVFGYQAECDGSDRKWSGGLYDESRRGWIWPSAEGRSTDQFLEHAEESKEFFKQPAIADALNRNGWNRFEITCIKDLITIELNGVQTVRFRDPTDASGFIAIQHHGEKGQTYRFRNLFIKELPEIPAEDHVSLTDQEPVSIKRVDEKTTLIDFGKVAFGNIVMPVPPGRGKGNVHFGEKLKKGRIDREPPGTVRYGVTPIRFGQQRGNWVVPAPNDDRIVQQAGLMYANPPAVLLPDHWGAVTPFRWIEIEGVEEDFPFELIRRRAAFSSTWNEEASAFESSDETLNRIWDLCKYSLKATTFAGVYVDGDRERIPYEADAYLNQLSHYTTDDDVTMAARTFDRLMENGTWPTEWSPHMVFMAHAQWMYSGDIEWLRQRYESLKSKTLMHRSGEDELVRSGELDQKRHDIVDWPKKERDNFVFTEINTVVNAFHIEALQQMAEMAQAVGKEEDAKAFVARAEMAKAAFQKTLFDDAEGIYRDGVGTDHSSIHANFFPLAFGLIPEDKKAGVIEWLKGKDMACSVYAAQYFMDGLFTNGCDSKALELILADGDRSWKHMVNSGTTITWEAWGLKYKPNQDWNHAWGAAPANLLPRFVLGVQVGSPGWKTANIRPCPGGLKFARGKVPTSQGPIEVDWENGDQFKLELTLPDGMSAKIEIPATDSSKSVVVDGQSAEATEEDGRWILKEPVTGKVTIESK
- a CDS encoding family 16 glycoside hydrolase — encoded protein: MTATFGFASTASAQDNFEQIFNGKDLSGWSGLEKFWSVKDGAIFGQTTKENPTDANTFLVWQGGDVSDFVFKTKVRFSGNNTGVQYRSELVDADKFSVKGYQADLHKKPEFYGMLYAEKWRGIVAKRFQKVEVGKNGKPKVVGAVGDRNQKLVDSEWNELTIIAVGNRQIHQVNGITTMDLTDDHREAKRKGILALQLHRGPAMTVEFKDVQLRHLSGDDATKTINAAIENSKPAQATNDAKDGVVDWISQSPGPKWIWRKDQPTSDAPLYLRHHFMLPGKKSKKSVKAARLYFTCDNGADVWINGKNAGKCSDWMNPVLVPNAKKLVRAGKNQIAVEAANRGGPAAFVFKLAIEFSDGTTRTVTSNKSWKLSDAKPESWKEQNFDDSKWDAALNMLGDFGIAPWGKPGVGQAKGNASAEANELFVADGFKVELVYKVPKATEGSWVSLTVDDQGRFYASDQGGAGLFRFTVTEPVSTASSGKPKVNVEKMPVDVSGAHGMVWHNGALYFNRSDTPLYKLTDSTGDGLLDKAEQLSVSRGGGEHGNHALIVSEDGKHIYVDAGNHTNLPDESQISGSRVPSWDEDLLLPREWNASGHARGRMAPGGWITKFDPESNKHEVYSIGYRNQYDITLNRAGDLFTYDADMEWDLGSPWYRPTRINHAVSGSDYGWRSGSGKWPAYYEDSLPAVLNIGPGSPTGVVSGAGAKFPPKYQDAIFALDWTFGMIYAVHLEPDGAGWRGKQEIFCSGAPLPVTDAVVGKDGALYFATGGRGTDSSVYRISYVGKESVESVEAEIPGGKVRALRRRLEAFHGKEDPNAVKTAWRHLASEDRWLRHAARIAIESQPVDQWTKRYFKESDEQAAIAGAVALARSGDESYRNKQIYKLLQFDPGKLSDSKLLGLLRAYALTFIRLGEPSTTQRELLLAELSPHFPHANKNVNTELVRVLVYLKAPDIIEKTLPLLADAKATRPFWAEQIDFSSNPRYGNRIQQVLDNQPPSHEINYAFMLRNIREGWTMEQRRDYITFINTAAKYNGGVSYGKFLTDLRNEFLSYMNNDQRKQLADISDEDFNPIPQFEITPPKGPGKKWTQTEAAKLVTRENLSNADFKSGRNLFHSMKCATCHRFDGLGGDVGPDLTTVQNKFDANYLLESIIEPSKVISDQYSSKLVLLDDGRQFTGLVIRKEDKVEIYPVQETVEDLEPVVVDADEVEAMKDSTVSQMPAAMLDSLNEEELRDLTAYLLSSGNPKAKVYRKR